ACTTTTACCTtggttcaaaaaaaaagaaaaaggaaaaaaaaaaaagcttagttGTGGCTACCATAAGCCATCAGAGTTATTACCATTCAGAGGTAATGAGGACATCTAGAAGGCTTGGCTTGGCTGTCATTCTTGCTTGGCATCTAGAAGTCTGCTCCCCAGACCACAGCTCTGGCTTATCCCCACACAGTGTGTGCTCTTTGAGAACGGGAAGCATACCTGACCTGATTCGTTTCTGCACCCTGATGCTCCCACGGCTGCAAGGAGCCTTGCACAGGGAGAATTAAAGCTTCCATTCCCTGCACACCTCCTCTGTGGGTGAGAGCTTGCTCTAACACTTTTCTTGGGGGGCTTTCCTATTACAGCCCTCGAATTCCCGGCCTGCACATGGCTCTGCTGATTTGGACCCATTTAAATTTCGCTGGTTGATCCCCATATCCGCACTTCAAGTCAGACTGGGGAATACAGCAGGTAATTGTTTCTTGTGGGATGATGCcaggaaaaagcattttaaagagaCTTATTTGCATTGTGGAATGAAAAACCAGAAAGAACTTTGGGGataatttttgagttttattttataggCAAGGAAAATGAGGACAAGAGAGGTTGTTACGATGTTGCTCTTCttgtttttgctcttttataGACTTTTGGAGAAAGTAAATGCCAGTGGATTGCTTTTCTTTGCCAACTACCTCCCTTCACTCTCTTCACTGTTTATTTTCACTATCAATGGTTTTCAACAATTTTTTCTAATATCCTTGATACCCTAAAATTTGTTAAAGAAACAAAGgaccacaatttaaaatttaagaatttttgatACACCAGAAAGTCTCTTCAGTTTAAGCAGTATTATAAGtgatactagaaaaaaaaaaaatcttaaagatctTCAGTCTTCCATCTTGGAAAATGTTCAGAGATCTTCTAGAATAACCACATTCTGGTGACAGTGCCTCTGGTGACAGAAAGGACCAGCAGTCTAAGGCATGCCGCGATGGTCTGGGTCCctgcttcatttttgttttgaagcACTTATGTTTCCTAACACGGGACTGACTGTGGGCTGGCCTGTTTTACCTCAAGTACCTGGGCACATCCTGCTGTTCCTTCCAAAAAATACAATGAACTGAATGGGGTTGAAAAACAGGATCCCTTTAACCTTCTTCCCAGAGAGATGGAATCCAAGGCCAGGGAGAAAGCATGTTAAGAGAGATAGAAAACTTTACCAGGAAATGTAAAAAGTAATTACAAAGTATTTTTGATAACGATCTGTGAAAGTCAAATGATAAGAGGACAGAGAATATTTGACTTGAGTTTTGAACTTCCATCTTTGGCAAAGTCGTAGacccttgttttcttttatacagGGACAGAAAATAATTCCATATGGGAACTGATCCATACGAAGTCAGAAATAGAAGGACGGCCAGAAACCATCTTCCAACTGTGCTGCAGGTATTACTGACTTCCAAAAATTAAAGCCAATAGGAATAAGACAGAATTACACTATCTTAAAAACGGGAGTTTATTTTTAGTGCTCTCCTGAATTTTGATGACTTCAAGATCACACCCAGCCTCCCCCCAAATGGCAACTGTGACTGGAGTAGAACATACTGGTTAAATATATATCCAGATTTTAGTGCTCAGAGGCGCTTCAAGAAGGATTGCTTCTCCTTTTGTAAGTTAGGAGGCCAAGGTGCCCAGAGGTTGGGTGATGTGCTGTCAGTCTGGTCATGAGAGCAGTGATGGGACACGTAAGGACTGGGGAATGTGGACACGATGCAGGTGACACTGGACAGAACAGctattttctcttctcccctcacCAGTGACAATGAAAGCAAGACCAACATCGTCAAGGTGATTCGGTCTATTCTGAGGGAGAACTTCAGGCGTCACATCAAGTGTGAGTTACCCCTGGAGAAGACCTGTAAGGATCGCCTGGTTCCCCTTAAGAACCGAGTTCCTGTTTCAGCCAAGTTAGGTGAGAACTTTGCTGGCCTTGTGTTTATTGAGGACCATCTGAGCTTCTCTGTGGAAAATATATGTTCCTGCAATAACAGCAGTCCATCCTCGCTTTGTCAAGTACCAGGGGTAGCTTGGTAAGCTCTGAACCAGACACCCGAATCCAGAGTGGTGTGTGAAGGTGGTGGcgattttatttctgattttatttccttttaagaaagtgaaaaggcctCTTGCTCCTAGACCTTGTATAAGCTCTAATCACCCCCAACTCCAAGTCCTTGCCTTACTACCAGCTGACACAGTCTCTACACTTACCATCTTATCTGTTTCTTCCACCAAGATGTACAGAAGTCCAGGGGCTGGGCTTTGTTCACTGCAGCAATCCCAGTGCTCAGAGAAGTTCAAGTCATCTAGAAAGCCAATAGTTGGTGAATTAAGGTCAAGAAACCTTATATTCATTCTTAGTCAAATGAACACTCCAAAATAATCACTCCAAATCAAGCTCTTCTTAAACTGTAtacctttaaaattcatttaaatttttcttttaaattttcggTTTAAAACCCTCTTCTGTATTAACTGTTTTGTTAATATCTTTGGTCTTATTTGtagtctttcatttttcctttttttttttttttgttacagtgTAACCTCTTCAGATTCactgtatattttctatttttttccctctattgcCAAAATAAGCTGTAGCCATCAAAACTATGCTGTAACTGCCCACAGAAACATCACAACTGAGAGCCCCCCTTTTCCCTTCAAcgcaagagaaagaaattaaaaaggattaaatattCGTATTAAATCTCTGAGAGTTGGCTAGAAATTCCAACAGAGAGAGTTCTCATGAGTGATGAAGGACATTTTCCTACTTTTAATTGAGaagtaagagaaataaacaaGGTGAGAAGGCAGGGATAGAAATATGGTATAATCTTGGCTATCCAATTTCAAAGTAGTTAGTGAAAGAAAGGGACCTAGATTTTATTAGTAACTTTTTCATTTATGCATTGGCAAAATAAGAAAGCCTTTGTAACAGTTTATAGCTTCTTCTATCTAAACAATCGGGCTCTGGTAATTGATCATCTAGAAATGCCAAATCCTCTAACATTTCAAATAAACCAAAGTAAAAAACTTCCACACTTGCAGTATCTGCATTTTCCCCCAAGTTCCAGGATAGTTGGTAAAAAAGcaagattataaaattttaagttattaatgTTAAATCTTATAATGTACAATGCAAAACTTATGCActgtggagtctgtttcttgatcgTGACAGGAGATGCACTTTTCCTCATTGCAGCTTCCTCCAGGTCCTTAAAAGTCCTCAAAACTTCCTCCAGCAGCGAGTGGCCCAGTGAGCCGGGCAAGGCCAGCTCCCTGGACTCTGACGAGTGCAGCCTGAGCAGCAGCACGCAGAGCAGTGGCTGCCACCCAGGTGGAAGCCGGCAGGACTGCCTGCAACACCCCCAGACGGGCCTGGCTGATTTTCCGGACAATCTCATCAAAGAGAGTGACATTCTGAGCGACGAAGATGAGGACTACCATCAGACTCTCAAACAGGGCAGCCCTACCAAAGACATTGAACTTCAGTTCCAGAGACTGAGAATCTCCGATGACCCGGACGCAAACGCAGCTGAGCAGCAGCCCAGCACAGAGGGCCGACCCAAGGGGGAGCCGCCCAAACTGGTGCGGGGGCACTTCTGCGCCATTAAACGGAAAGCAAACAGCACCAAGCGGGACAGGGGAACTTTGCTAAAGGCACAGATCCGTCACCAGTCCCTTGACAGTCAATCTGAAAACACCACCCTTGATCTCAGTTCTGTTCTGCAGCGAGAGTTCAGTGTCCAGAGTTTAACATCGGTAGTCAATGAGGAGTGCTTTTATGAAGCGGAGAGCCACGGAAAGTTGTAGTGCAATTTCAGTCCGGACATGGGTTTAATTGCTTGTTTTAAACTGGTGGTGAAGTGGAAATTGCAGAAAACCTATTTGTTATTGGGGTTTGTGCAGCATACATTTTCCCACAAAATAGTTGTAaagatttaagttattttaatttattatagatCAGAGAACTAGATTAAACTGATCAGAATCTGTAAGAATCTGTAAATTACTTAGTTTATATCCCTTTTGAGCAGGTATCAAAATGACTTAGGATCCTTAAAATTacaatctattttaatttatgtgGAAAAAGTAAGATGGAGAAGTTGtgattaatagtttttaaaaggtcccccccacccccaatcctcTGGGCATTTTTCTTTGagctgtttttgctttatttaaagcatatttattttgatgtgggTGAGGGGCACAATGTgcagatatttcatttttgtaaggTTGTAACAGATGCTGTTTATACTGAACCTGTCATATCTATGcagtatatatattaaaagaaagctTGTACTGTATcttatttgattatatttattttctctaccaAGCTGTATAGTAAAAGGGAAATAAGTCACATCTGGTAATCGTATTTTTATTATCCTTCGGTAGAAGACAAAAGTACACATCTGAGCAGCTCAACGTTGTGGAAATCTACATTTGATATGCTGCTTATAGTCCATTTCTCTCCTtgtcatcctcctcttcctgatttttgcttttattttgcttgaGTTCTTCTCTGAAATTGTAAGCAAAGAGGTGTGGGTCTTCATCACACATTTTTCGGTATACATCACACAGGCTCTTAAAGTGTGAGACAGAGAGCTGGCTGGGCCGGAGGGTAGGGTCCACGTCTGCCAGCTCTAACAGTTTCCCAGTGCTTTCCACACGGTGAATCTGAGGGAATAACATTCTGAGAAGAGAAAATCATCAGAATTCTACTTAAGAAATTCTGTAAACCATGATGTGTCTTTCTATTTGCACTTGAAAATGACATCATTTTGATCACTGACAATGGGAGGGAGTGTCCGCGGGGCCCCCAGCCACTGGAGAAGGTTCTTGGCCATGCCACCGCAGCAGGTACAGAGGAcccctgaaggcagagctaaTCTGACCTGGGAGGTATGTCCACAAGGGGAAATACTTTCCGAAGCGCAATACTAGTATCTTTAAGGTAAGTTTAAAGAAACATCTGCTCAGTTTTAGTCTTACAGAAACAGGTTTAGTTTGCATCATTTCAATATAAaacttatttcttgatttttttgtaatttgaacTTAGATTTTAGAACTGTTCACTCTCAAGGAATGACCCTTCTTTGCAAAGTTTGAAAACAGGAGGTGTGAAAATACAGAGATCATTCTCTCTTTCAGGTTTACCTTGTGGCAGCTTTACAACTGATTGGAAGtacagattttaaatttcatctaaCCAAGcagatcacatttttaaaatgaacagcaAAACTGATGATTGAAATGTTGCAAAACTACACctaggttttatttcttaatagttGCTCTACAGAGCTCAGAGATCATGGCCAATGTCAGTGGAGTTTCTCTTACAGGCTGCTGGTCCTCTCAGTAAGGAACTGCAAGTTCTCTATGGTGTCTGGGTGAGCTGTGATATTGGAGTACAGTTTGGTGACCGATGTGTGGGTGCATGTGCTTGAAGGACACCAATGAGGCAAAGTACGGCACACTAGGTTCCCTATCTGTATAAGGGACTGTGTCTGTGAAATGAAGGGGCCCATCATTAAGGTTGGAAACACCAGGGCCAGCTCTGAGGCCAGTTCTAGCATTCCCAAAAGAGAATATACTTTCTGTTCCCCCACCATGAATCAGGGCCATCAGGTACAGCTGTACAAGTCACACCCTGCATGAAGGGTGATGAGTGTGAACTGAAATCCAGCTGGGGCTCTCATCAAATGATCCTGGCTGGGCCTGCAGcctatggggtgtgtgtgtgtgtgatcattcTAACTAGCACCAAGGTAGCCAGTGGCATCTGTCACCAACTCTGCTCTTGAAGTCTCTGCTAGAGCAGTAGCAACTACCTGGTGAAGAATAAACCCTGGCCTAGTTAGAGCCACCAACGGCAAGACAAGGATTTCATATCAGTCAACTCAAATCTGTAAGAATGAGTTGTGGGCTGCAGTGATTTCAGGATGCAGCTCTGAACTGTACCTGAAATAATTTCATGTGCTAAGGGGACACCTCACAAAACCAGAGAAGAGATGGAGCTTTATATTAATGGGGGTGATCAGGAAATAAGAAATGTGTGCCTATAAAGCCAGGCACCTTTAAATAGCTAAAAGTTGACCATATTAGATGGCAGGCTTTTAAACACACACCCACCCCTTCCTGCCTTACTTGGGcctaattaaacattttcttggatgtccatgaatataaaatatcacTGTGGTCACTTCAGGGCCTCTGGAGGCATGTGGATTCTAAACCACCATGTTCTGTCTGAGATTCCTGACAgtggccgtgtgtgtgtgtgtgtgtgtgtgtgtgtacagcagAACAAAAAGCTCCCCATTAAATAAAAACGTGCTTGTATGAATATTTCATGACAACATTTTGGCTGCTCCAACACTGTACTTGCTTCCTGGTTCTAAGTGTGTCCTTAAAAAGGAGATAATTAGTGTGATACTACATTATTTGGCCTTTGGTCCCAGGTTTCTGACACAGAACTtctaaatcctttaaaatttcctGTTAGAGGTGATAGCATTATTTGTTATTCCTAATAAAACCCCTTTTCAACCACACCTGTGTTTGTACTAATGTGATGACTCTTGGTAAGGCCCCTAGATAGACTGCTTCAGGGTCTACAACTTTCAAAGGAACCAACCCTgtaattagagggttggaactttcaggcTCACCTCCAGACCCCTCTAGGGAGGAGACGGGCTAGAGACTGAGTTCAATCTCCGGTGGCCAATGATCTAATAAACTGGATTTAAGAATCCattgagagggatccctgggtggcgcagcggtttggcgcctgcctttggcccagggcgcgatcctggagacccgggatcgaatcccacatcaggctcccggtgcatggagcctgcttctccctccacctgtatctctgcctctctctctctctgtgactatcataaataaataaaaaaaaattaaaaaaaaaaaattaaaaaaaaaaaaaaaaaaaaaaaaaagaatccattgaGATTCTTAAATGATGGGCTCAAGCGGGCTTCCAGGCTGGTGAAACCTGTGAAGTGTTGGGAGGGTGAGAGGGCAGAGAAACTCCGTTGTACTCCTCGGTTCCCATATATACCTTGCCctacatctcttccatttggctgttcctaAGTTacatcttttataataaattgataAAGAGATTTCCTGAGTTCcatgagccattctagcaaattactgAAACTATagtggtaggggcagagggattTGTCACAAATCCCCATTTCATGGCCTGTGGGTTGGAAATACAAGTGGTGACCTGGGACTTGTGACTAGCATCTAAAGTGCAGGCAGTCTTGTGGCCCTAGAATCATTATCCTTCAGGGTCTGTGCCACTCCAGGTAATGTCAGACTTGAACTGAATTGTAGGGCACCCAGATGGTGCCTAAAGAATTGGAGGACTTGTTGGGGTTGGGAAAAACCACCACATGCGGTGTCATAAATGCTGAGTGTAAAAACAGATTGGATGGTCTGCCCTGAGAAATCATGGCCTCCACAATACAGGGTCACTGTCAGTTTTAGGTTGTGTTGATGTTAAAACCTGTTAGTGGCATCTGAGGTTAAAGCAAAGGTTTGCTTCTTCCTCCGTGAGAGTCAAGGTTTGTTCACCTCGGGATCTGAACGAAGACTAACATTTACAGATCGCTTCAAGAATCATAAAAACAAGATTCTTAATCTTTAAAAGTGCTTAAGGATTTTAGAAAGTGCCAGTGAAAGGAAGAGACGGCATTCTTACCCAAGCCCTCGATAGCAGTACTTCCTTCGGAACTGAAACGTGTTCTGAACCACCTTCTCCACCAGCTTGAACGGCTGCTCTATCCTGGGCCGCACCAGGGGGGTGAAGTGCACCACACCCACGTCCACCTTCGTGAGCAAACATACATCATTTTGTGCCATGGCAGAACAGGATTAAGCAATGCATCTTTGTCAAACACAGGCGGACGGGTTGCTGACCGCGTCATTTTCATAAACCTCTGGTTTCGTCCAGGTCCACAGCAGACTTATCTGCAGGCAGGTAAGTCGCTGCACTTGGCGTTTAGCTGACTCAGAGCCACCACAGTTGCGTCTGCTCTGTAATGATATCCACTAGACCTGTGCTTGATGATcgcttaattttaaaatgtagttttacaATGGCCTTTAAGATCAAATAATCCTTAAAGTCAGTAGGCAGCTAATggatagctttattttatttagctttggaATGAGTAAAAAATAAGCTGCAACAGCAGTTCTGGCTATAAGGGTGGGCATCcaaacagagagaaggcagatggACCCCCAGGGACTACTTAGTGCTAAGCTCCCCAGAAAGGGCATCAATTAGGACACCACTTATTTGGATACAGACACTGACTAATCAGTCGGACTGAATTCATGACTGTCATCTGCACACCCATATCACTTTCTAGGAGCAACTTGAAATGCTCCAGGAGGCCCAGGCAGGATGAAGTAGAAACCCCCAGAATGTCACTGAGTGGTGGACTAGCACTAGCAGTCGAGACTCACaagtatatattcaaaataaaggaATAGTATTGAAAGTAagacaaaaggagaaatggagtCAAAGCAgttaccacacacaaaaatgccTTACAGAGACCATGGGTCTAATAAATGGGAAGTCTGTTCATAATTTACAAAGGCCTCAGTCTCTAAGGAATTGTTAAATTTCCTCCTTAGAACATCACACGGACACTACAAAGGCTAGGAAAGTACAGCAATTTATGAAGTAGGGATTGTACCACGGCTTTTCAAAAggaattaattctattttttaaattccacaggGGTTATCTTGTTCTTTTAGGTGTTGCTTCTAAAAATCCTTGGCTATAGAACTCCTTAAAATCAGCCTGTCATCCATGAGAATGggagtattttcaatttcttgattATAGGGTGGAGGGAAAGCACTTGTGTATGATGTGAGACTGCatggacaagaaaagaaaacgaaACGATGCCCATCATCAGGTGGCCTAGACCACTTTCAGAGGAGCCAGTGGTATGTCTCTTACTGCCTAGACCTACCCCGTCCTCAAACAATCACCGATACTGTCCTGAATGTTTCAGAAGAGCTGTGTTGTGCCTACGGGATGACTAGAAGAGACCCACGGTAGCAATGCTGAGGATGGCCTAGGCAGGAGATTGAAAACCGCCAGCAGAGAGGCCTTTCCACACCAACTCCCTTAAATGTCCACCAGCCTCAGGCTTCTTTGGTGGAATCATGGTTGTTCCACTTCAGAGAATGACTTTCTGTAATGTGAAATGttctcattaaattttaatagtttttcaagTTGTGTTCTATGTGTTTAATCTGTTTCTCCCAGTTCAGTAACAATACTTTCACAGGAAATGAAGCACTCGGTTGAAAGGCCAGGACTTTCTGCAGATGGGCACGAAACCCAGAAGGGCCCAGGGATCCTGGGGAGGTCTATAAGGCACTGAGGAGGTAAGGGTTGTGGCTTCGGGGTTTGGGTGGACAGGAGTACTA
This portion of the Vulpes lagopus strain Blue_001 chromosome 2, ASM1834538v1, whole genome shotgun sequence genome encodes:
- the TIAM2 gene encoding T-lymphoma invasion and metastasis-inducing protein 2 isoform X3, with product MEGPRGSRDPPPRPLARHLSDADRLRKVIQELMDTEKSYVKDLSCLFELYLEPLQNETFLTQDEMESLFGSLPEMLEFQKVFLETLEDGLSASSDFNILETPSQFRKLLFSLGGSFLYYADHFKLYSGFCANHIKVQKVLERAKTDKAFKAFLDARNPTKQHSSTLESYLIKPVQRVLKYPLLLKELVSLTDHESEEHYHLTEALKAMEKVASHINEMQKIYEDYGTVFDQLVAEQSGTEKEVTELSMGELLMHSAVSWLNPFLSLGKARKDLELTVFVFKRAVILVYKENCKLKKKLPSNSRPAHGSADLDPFKFRWLIPISALQVRLGNTAGTENNSIWELIHTKSEIEGRPETIFQLCCSDNESKTNIVKVIRSILRENFRRHIKCELPLEKTCKDRLVPLKNRVPVSAKLASSRSLKVLKTSSSSEWPSEPGKASSLDSDECSLSSSTQSSGCHPGGSRQDCLQHPQTGLADFPDNLIKESDILSDEDEDYHQTLKQGSPTKDIELQFQRLRISDDPDANAAEQQPSTEGRPKGEPPKLVRGHFCAIKRKANSTKRDRGTLLKAQIRHQSLDSQSENTTLDLSSVLQREFSVQSLTSVVNEECFYEAESHGKL